The window tgAGCAGCAGCATAGAGGGAATGAGCAGCAGCATAGAGGGAATGAAAGGGTATGAGCAGCACAGAGGGTatcagcagcagcacagagggaaTGAAAGGGTATGAGCAGCACAGAGGGTatcagcagcagcacagagggtataagcagcagcacagagggtatAAGCAGCAGCAGCACATAGGATataagcagcagcacagagtgtataagcagcagcacagagtgtatgagcagcagcacagagtgtttcagcagCAGCACTGAGGCTATAAGCAGCACAGAGGGTATAAGCAGCAGCAACACATGGGATataagcagcagcacagagggaaTGAAAGGGTATGAGCAGCAGCACATAGGGTataagcagcagcacagagtgtttcagcagCAGCACTGAGGGTATACGCAGCAGCAGGACCTCGGACagctcctccctgcagctcctctgctGCTGACTGCTGAAGTTTTCCTCCCCTGTTCGGAATTTGAGGCTCCCCGTCCTCCtgccctcctccccccggggctgtgattggctgcagcagtgagagccgcttccctcctcctctctgtctctccctgTTCAGACTGCGCTGCCAGTAGTTATCAGCAGCAAAGCGCGAGAGACATCCAGGAGCCTCTGGGTCCAGTCACTGCACGATCACAGGGATCCACAAGGACTCGGGATCTACACACACCCGGATCCCACTTGGATTGTAAACTCCTCTATTTGCATTTTTGCGCATTTGCATTAGGGAAGAGACGTGTGATGGGATCGGGGGCTCCTGCAGGAGCCTTGGACATTTTCTGGAGATTATTGTAAAGTCTTCTATCTGCTGCTGCATCCATAGTGGATTTATTTGCTGCTTGGCTCCTGCATAGACCACAAAGCAGAAGAGATTTCCGGGGAGGGGGTCTCTGCAGCCCACCTGCTCGCCTCTCCTATCAGTCACACTTTGTGGCCATCACAGGCAAAGGTGGGACTTGGAATTTTCTTGGCAAATACACAATTGCAGCCAGGACTGCGTAAATGAATGGACGCTGCTGAGCCCCTTCCATCCTAATTATTGCAGCTCTGGTCTCCGGGAGGCTATGGATCAGAGGTGGCGGAGGGAGGTTTGAGGCTGAGCTCTGCACGGACTCCTTGACATGCTAGCAGAGCCCCTCCACATCCTTGCAGCTGATTGAAGAATGAGATGAGTGCAAGTCATGAGGACGCGGTTGAAGTGCCCATCCAGTGCACCCTGATGCCTGCTTCTTGTCCCTGAGCCATTGCAGAGCAGGTGGCAGGGGTCCTCAGGCTGCCCCCTACACTTCATGCTGCCCTCTCCATCATTGCATCGGGAGCTGAGACTGCAGCAGAGCAGACCAGAAGAAGCCAagttcaggaggagctgaggaggacCCTTCCTTCATCCCAGCCGGTACccccattgtctctatgtgtgttcTGCACCTTTGCTGTGTTGCTTGTCCTTCCTCAGATTGATCAGCGCCCCCCCTTCCCTTTTGCTTGCACATTTTAGGGGAGACTATGTGGCGGTGCTGGTGCAAGGAGATGGATGTATTTCACATTTTGCTTCTGCTGGCGGTGTCTTGGGCACGGACCCGAGCCTTGATCAACTTGAAATACACAGTGGATGAGGAGCAGAGAGCCGGCACTCAGATCGCCAATGTAGCAAAGGACGCTAAGGATGCAGGATTTGTCCTGGACCCCAGGCAACCTGCCTTCAGAGTGGTCTCCAACTCTGCcccccacctggtggacatcaatgCCTCTGGAGTGCTGGTCACCAAACAGAAGATTGACAGGGACCTTCTCTGCAGGCAGATGCCCAAATGTGTCATATCCCTGGAGGTCATGTCCAACTCCATGGAAATTTGTGTCATTAAAATAGAAATCAAAGACCTGAATGATAATGCCCCCAGCTTCCCCACTGACCAGATCGACCTGGAGATCTCAGAGACTGCCAGCCCTGGCACCAGGATCCCCCTGGAAAGTGCGTACGACCCTGATTCTGGGAACTATGGGGTGCAGACCTATGAAATCACCCCCAACGACCTGTTTGGCTTAGAGATTAAGACCAGAGGCGATGGCTCCAGGTTTGCAGAATTGGTGGTGGAGAAAAACCTGGACAGAGAGACTCAGTCCCACTACAAATACATCATTACGGCCCTGGATGGGGGTGACCCCTCCAATTTCGGTACAGTGGAGCTGAATATTAAGGTGATAGATTCCAATGACAATAACCCAGTATTTGAGGAGGCCGCCTATACGGTCAATGTCCCTGAGAACGCTCCCCTCAGCTCCATAGTCATTGATCTCAATGCTACAGACCCCGATGAAGGCACCAATGGGGAGATTGTCTATTCCTTCAACAGCTATGTGTCTGACAAAACCAGGGAGCTCTTCAAGATCGACCCCAAGACTGGGCTCATCACAGTCATTGGAGCCATAGACTATGAAGAAGGCCACGTCTATGAGATAGATGTGCAAGCCAAGGACCTGGGACCCAACTCCATCCCCGCTCACTGCAAAGTGACTGTCAATGTATTGGATGTAAATGATAATGTGCCTGTCATCAACTTGCTCTCGGTGAACAGCGAGGTGGTGGAAGTGAGTGAAAACGCCCCCCCTGGCTATGTCATTGCCCTGGTGAGGGTCTCAGACAGGGATTCGGGCATCAATGGAAGGGTCTTGTGTAAACTCTTGGGTAACGTGCCCTTCAGGCTGCAGGAGTACGAGAGCTTCTCCACTATTTTGGTAGATGGCAGGTTAGATAGGGAGCAGAGGGATCAGTATAATTTAACCATTCAGGCTAAGGATGGGGGGAACCCCTCGCTGCAGTCCACCAAGTCCTTCACTGTCAGGATCACAGATGAGAATGACAATCACCCGcacttctccaaaaccttctacCAAATGATGGTTCATGAAAACAACACCCCAGGGGCCTACTTATTGTCCGTGTCAGCCAGGGACCCCGATTTAGGATTAAATGGCAGCGTGTCCTATCAGCTGATCCCTTCCCAAGTGAAAGACATGCCAGTGTTCACCTATGTGTCAATCAACCCCACCACCGGGGACATCTATGCCCTCCGCTCATTTAATCATGAACAGACCAAATCGTTTGAATTTAAGATTTCGGCAAAGGATGGGGGGACCCCTCCGCTGCAGAGCAATGTCACCGTCAGAATCTTAGTGATGGATGTGAATGACAACACCCCAgtgatcactgcccccccactGGTCAATGGCACCTCTGAGGTCTACATCCCCAGGAACGCTGGCATGGGCTACCTGGTGACCGTGGTCAAGGCTGATGACTATGACGAGGGCGAGAATGGGCGACTGTCTTATGAGATTACCGAAGGGGACAGGGGCTTTTTTGAAATTGACCAAATCAATGGGGAGATCAGGACCACCAGGACTTTTGGTGAGAACTCAAAAACCACTTATGAATTGATAGTAGCAGCTCAGGACAATGGGAAACCTGCACTTTCTGCATCCGCCTTGATTTTGATCTACCTGTCCCCAGCCCTGGACGCCCAGGAGTCAATAGGATCTGTCAACCTATCCCTGATTTTCATCATTGCCCTGGGATCTATTGCCGCCATTCTCTTTGTCACTATGATCTTTGTGGCTGTGAAATGCAAGAGGGACAACAAGGAAATTCGGACCTACAACTGCAGGTAAGGAGCTATTTCCAATCCACTCCATGATTATAGATAGGACCCCCCCCTGGTTACTGTAGATTGCACTAAGTCATGTACAAGTCCATCCATTCTGCCTACCAATACATCATCATAGCTTTGTATCTTTTCTCTCAATATTCCTCTATGCTACAGATGTATCCCTCCTTCTATTGGACATCCTTCTATGGGAAGGTATGGATTCtgcatacagggaggggggtgttgcATGGGGTCATTTTATTTGTAGAAAGTTCAATGTGGATAGAAATGGAGGTGGATGTGATGCATTAGTGCAGTGAATAGACTGGGAGAAGCTTCCACCTTGTTATTAGAGATGTAAAAGACTGAATAACTCTTGCAGGTGTCTGCAGAGCAAATAGCCGCTGACTGCTCCTCTCTGGCACATTGCTGTCATTTGTAAGGTACAGGCTGCGCCTCCTGTTTTTCGCCATTAGGTGGCACTGTGAGCACAAGGAATGCAGGAATCTGCTGGAGTCTTGTCACTGGATGTGAATCACAGTTGGAATTTGAAAGAATACAGAATTAAATGAAAACATAATGATTTTTACATTTCAGTGCGTTCCATCGGAGGCGATCACATTCAATCCAGTCCCTTTTCTTAGCACTGTCCCCTTTCCCTGCTCCAGTCataagcggaaaaaaaaaaatattacaataaacTCCCTGAAAAATAATCCGCCGTCAGAGGCAGATTAATTATTGATTCACTTCTTATCAGTTTATGTCAGATTTTTTTTAGCGCTTATTTCTATCAGATGTAAAGGGAAGCTCGGGGATGAGGTGGGCGCGCGCCGGCTGGGGGCGGCTGAGGATGCCGCACGCTGTAATGGGCTATGAAGCAGGCAGACAAGATTTCTTTCCCTTTACCCTATTGTCAGCATAACAAAAAAGTTTGGTAGACAAATGCTAACCCGGCATGAATATCAATCAGCTACCCTGTGGGGCAGCTGCGGCGCCTAATATTCTGCTTAATCTTGTTACTGGAGGATGGATATGCTTCCCTCTGATATCCCAAGGAATGGCCGCCTCATCCAGGGGGATGTGGATTTTGATGTATTTTATGTCTTGGTGTAACATAAACCGAGGCTCCAATATTCCTGCAGAAAATCACAAAATATAAAAGACTAATCTATAGATAAATCCAAAGAAAGTGAGTGGAGTTCTATCTGAAAGGGCATGCTGAGATTTGTAGTTCCACATCGGATACAAGATCATTGCTGTATTTATGAAACAATGTAACAATCACAAAGATTCCATAAACACAAATGTATCCGTTCCATTGTAGAAAATTAGCTCGGTTTTGGCTCCTAATTCAGCCGTATAGATATATCTATAGAAGGGAGGAAGcagctgaggaggagggggagcacaGATGTAATGAGTCAGGGAGCCAAATATGTTACACCCCAGTTGTGCAAACATCTGCCTCTGTCCAAATACACAAGACTGACTGCGGAGCCAGGGCTGATGTATGGCCGATAATGCAGaggtgcagagcatcgctcctgaCTACTATGTGCATGCTGGCAGGGTGTCACACTGCGCCCATCCCGGATAATGCAATTTAACCATTTAggattcccccctcctccttccctctctcctTCCCTTCATTGAAAAACCAACAATTTTATGAAATTCTGTCAAAATGAAAAAATGATGGGCAGGAGAAAATTAAAATTCCTCccctggaaaagaaaaaaaaaccctctcatccatatttttcctttttcgcTGACTTTTTTTTTGCGTCCCGGTTGCCGCTGCTCCGTTATTTAATTCTGCGATTTTATTTCCCGGCGTGATGAAAATGTCATCGGGACTGAAGTATAAATCCATgtcatattttttttagttttatgtgACATTTCCAATTGCGGAGCGCGCTCCCTGTTCATTATTTTCACTTAGGAAAGTGACCCCGGAATTAACCCTTCGCTGCCGGCGTAGATGCCCCTTGTCACACCCTCCTCCTGGCATGAGTACATACAGACACCATAGAGAGCCTCATACACACCACTGCAATAACAAGTAATTCTGTGCCCCTTCCCATAGAATTCCAGAATAAATCCCAGGACTGCGCCcgtggggtgtaatacagggcgCTCACACCAGTCTCTGGCTTCTTACCCCGGGGATGGAGATTGGGAGATTTTTTGTCTTTATCTTATTCACTTATATATTCCCATTTTCTACTTGAATCTCCATCTCTCGGCCATTGGGGGTTGCTTAGCTATCAGATCGCTCCTCACGCTCCAGCGCTCACAAGAATAGAGGAGCCTTAGGTGAGATGTGACTGCTCATTGACTAGTCATTGGAAATAAAGATTCCCCAGTATCCTCCATACTCATCCTCACTTCACAGCACATCCTCGCCTCTGATTACGGAAAGacatgcagatgtagcagagccggagaGCTCCTGGTGGTAATTGACATAGGACGGCAGAGAATACTCTATAATATCAGAATACTGATGCCCCAAAAGGGCTTGAAATACACCAACAGGATACAAACATGACATAATGTGCAGCTTAGTGGTGCTGACATAAAGGGGTTAATGGAGTagcaccagctctgctacatctggatcGGTAGATAACTGATAATTGACGTGAAGGTAACATTCACACCAGGATTCGCTTTAGTTTTGGTCAAGAAGAGGTTTATTCGATATAAGAGATAAGAAGATTTCACAATGTACAGAGCAGAATATTGTCAGCTGCCGCCAGGtcattctgggagttgtagttcttcatTAGAGCTGGTCCATTCTGTGTAGTCTCCTCTTTAGATCCTAAATCTATAAACTCCAGACTAAAGGGGTGTTAAAAAATCAAAAAGAATTTTCAATGTGAAGATAAAAAAATTCCCTGATGAATATATTCCCGTATACGTGAGCGAGCCCGGCGCTGGGCTTTGTAGATGGGCTCCTCTGCTCGCCTGGCGGAAGACCAATTAACCCCTAGAACTTCCAATTAATAAGCTGGAAATCATAGGTTCACGACTCCTAACAGCAGCGTAATGAGAGGATGAAGTCACAGACACTTGTAAATCACAACCTCTGACTAGGATGAGATTTCCGCGTTTATATCTAGAATTTTTAGGAATTTTTCTTTCATTGTTCTTGCCTTGATAAAACATGCGTATGTTTGCACCTTATTAATGTTGTCTTGCAGAATAGCCGAATACTCCTACGGACACCAGAAGAAGTCCAACAAGAAGAAGAAAATCAGCAAGAACGACATCCGCCTGGTGCCTCGTGATGTGGAGGAGACGGATAAAATGAACGTGGTGAGCTGTTCCTCCCTTACTTCATCACTAAACTACTTTGACTACCACCAGCAGACCCTTCCGCTTGGCTGCAGGCGTTCAGACAGCACCTTCCTCAATGTGGAGAACCAAAACACAAGGAATGCAGGGTCTAATCATGTCTACCACCACACCTTCACCAACCAGAGTCCTCCTCAGCCTGACCTCATCATCAACGGGATGCCTCTTCCTGAGGTGAGTACATTGAGCAACCACCTTCTCTTCCGCTAGCCTCATGGGGTCTATAGCTAAAATCACATGGCAGGTGAGATGCATTATGGGCCACTCATAGCCTTTGATGGTCAACGAAATCTGAAGTCAACCCAACATGTTCTCCTTGACTATTTGCTCACATATTGTCTTTTTTTTCCTAACTTAATGACTTGATATAAACTTCTAAAAGTTGACCTTTTTGTATTTGGAGTTTGAACTATGATACTTGTGAACCATCATTCATAGAAACCTCCTATTGTACCATAGTATATAAGGATGAATGAAGGAGGAGCATCAAGTCCAACCTCCAATCCTCCAGTGTTGATCCAGagcaaggcaaaaaaaaaaaaacctcataagAAACTTCATGGTTTTGGACTTTGTAGTCAATGGTTAATTTTAGATGATTGTTGGATTATGGTTAATTCTGATTCATTTTGGAATGAAACCAATTAACAGTATTTTATAAGTGTTGACCAAGGTAGAGGAGGAGTAGTGACATCTTATGTCTTCTACCAAGTTTGCATTTGCCCAAAGTTTTGGTTGGGTGTCAATATGACGGAAACTAAGGAAAGTTCCCGACTGAAACAATAAGTCGCAATGTGGAATCGTGTTACATTTCTGCAGATATACATTGAAGCTTCTCTTGAGTTTATTTTTTCGGACATAGGATATAAAGACTCTTGTAATGTAGAACAATATATCTCATGGAAGGTACAGAGATACTGTAGTAAGTATGAATAGGAGATGTTGGTACACAGAGATTTTCCTATATCTTTCATGTTCCATGGCTTCTTGAGTCTTTGGAGATGGGGACTTAGTGTTGATCACATTTTGGTATGGATTGAAAAAAATAACCATTAATTCTGTAAGACTAAGGAGCATCTGATGTTTTTGATTTCATTTACCAAAAATGTGGGGTTTGGGGTCAATATTCCATATTTAGGAAGCAATTCAGGAACAAAGGAGGCTTATCATACAATGTaaaaaattgctacttttttgaCTTCCTCTTATTGGTTCCTTGTGTTTTTGTACCACCCAAGCCCTTGCcaaatttttggtgcaattttttagATTTGGTTTCTAATGTTACAGTAACCAGGGAAATTAGTGTAGGAACCAAGATGATTCAGGCTGAATACACATGGATTTTACTGGTATATATGTCACCTGTATGTGACACCGGGTGTCCACATGGTTCCAACCTATGGAGCTGTAGGGAACCCATATGGCATCTACTGGAAGAATCTGTCTGGGTTCGGGGCTATACATCCCTATAGGTTCCTTATTTTGGCTTTATAAAACTCCAATAATGTTTTAAATCATTTGCCTAAATATCTGGAGCCCTTAGATTTGTACATGAAGGTTGTTGCAGGGTCTTCTTGGTCTTCCACTGCCCTCTACATAATTTGGCTGTAAGTTTCTCTTCCCTCCCAGAGATTGAGCACTCGTTGGTGTCTAGTTGATCTTTATTTTTATCTGTTGTCCCGAAAAAAATCCTGGGCGATAAAACTGAAGGTTTTCAGCATTGTCTTTGCTCAGTCAGTAGCAGGTGTGACTATAGGATTAAGCGTCGCACTTCCAGAGCTCGGGCCAATTAGTTTGTGTAGTCAGCTGGCTTGTAAGACGTGTGAATTTGTCTCCTATCAGCCGCACCGCGCTCCTTTCACACTTATAATATGACTAAAGAGTTTTTCTTGCGCTAAGTCAAAGACAAGTGACAATAGTTTCTGCACTTCTAGCGACACCTGTGTCGATGGTCGGGGGGGCATATACCAGGGGGCTCCTCTTATGTGGGTTCTGATGTACGGGAAGATGAAGTGTGGATATACAGTCTAATACAGGGGTTTGTAGGGCAGGTTTATCATTGACCCTATAAGTAGCTGCTCGTCCAACTTGTCCATAAACCCAATGGGTCAAGTAAAAAGCCTCCCATCTTGGCCACAGATCATCTACTTGGGAATATGGGGCTTCACTACCTAATTCTGCACATTTTTATATCCATTCAAGGTCAAGTGGATCCTATTGGGGGTCGTAG is drawn from Engystomops pustulosus chromosome 9, aEngPut4.maternal, whole genome shotgun sequence and contains these coding sequences:
- the PCDH19 gene encoding protocadherin-19 isoform X1 gives rise to the protein MWRCWCKEMDVFHILLLLAVSWARTRALINLKYTVDEEQRAGTQIANVAKDAKDAGFVLDPRQPAFRVVSNSAPHLVDINASGVLVTKQKIDRDLLCRQMPKCVISLEVMSNSMEICVIKIEIKDLNDNAPSFPTDQIDLEISETASPGTRIPLESAYDPDSGNYGVQTYEITPNDLFGLEIKTRGDGSRFAELVVEKNLDRETQSHYKYIITALDGGDPSNFGTVELNIKVIDSNDNNPVFEEAAYTVNVPENAPLSSIVIDLNATDPDEGTNGEIVYSFNSYVSDKTRELFKIDPKTGLITVIGAIDYEEGHVYEIDVQAKDLGPNSIPAHCKVTVNVLDVNDNVPVINLLSVNSEVVEVSENAPPGYVIALVRVSDRDSGINGRVLCKLLGNVPFRLQEYESFSTILVDGRLDREQRDQYNLTIQAKDGGNPSLQSTKSFTVRITDENDNHPHFSKTFYQMMVHENNTPGAYLLSVSARDPDLGLNGSVSYQLIPSQVKDMPVFTYVSINPTTGDIYALRSFNHEQTKSFEFKISAKDGGTPPLQSNVTVRILVMDVNDNTPVITAPPLVNGTSEVYIPRNAGMGYLVTVVKADDYDEGENGRLSYEITEGDRGFFEIDQINGEIRTTRTFGENSKTTYELIVAAQDNGKPALSASALILIYLSPALDAQESIGSVNLSLIFIIALGSIAAILFVTMIFVAVKCKRDNKEIRTYNCRCIPPSIGHPSMGRIAEYSYGHQKKSNKKKKISKNDIRLVPRDVEETDKMNVVSCSSLTSSLNYFDYHQQTLPLGCRRSDSTFLNVENQNTRNAGSNHVYHHTFTNQSPPQPDLIINGMPLPETENYSFDTNYVNSRAHLIKSSSTFKDLEGNSLKDSGHEESDQTDSEHDVQRGLYCDTAVNDVLNTSANSVGTQQTEQDPNEGFHCREECRILGHSDRCWMPRVPIPSRAKSPEHGRNVIALSIEATNVDTEAFEDCNTKRTFATFGKDGNEHSTDDRATLKGKRTVDLPICSPKVNGTVREAGNGCEAVSPITSPLHLKSPLPAKPTATYNIMHCTGNRDMEQFVSNGPSRPSEAEPRGADSENVLHEINPLLQECREKDSMGVKRLKDIVL
- the PCDH19 gene encoding protocadherin-19 isoform X5, whose product is MWRCWCKEMDVFHILLLLAVSWARTRALINLKYTVDEEQRAGTQIANVAKDAKDAGFVLDPRQPAFRVVSNSAPHLVDINASGVLVTKQKIDRDLLCRQMPKCVISLEVMSNSMEICVIKIEIKDLNDNAPSFPTDQIDLEISETASPGTRIPLESAYDPDSGNYGVQTYEITPNDLFGLEIKTRGDGSRFAELVVEKNLDRETQSHYKYIITALDGGDPSNFGTVELNIKVIDSNDNNPVFEEAAYTVNVPENAPLSSIVIDLNATDPDEGTNGEIVYSFNSYVSDKTRELFKIDPKTGLITVIGAIDYEEGHVYEIDVQAKDLGPNSIPAHCKVTVNVLDVNDNVPVINLLSVNSEVVEVSENAPPGYVIALVRVSDRDSGINGRVLCKLLGNVPFRLQEYESFSTILVDGRLDREQRDQYNLTIQAKDGGNPSLQSTKSFTVRITDENDNHPHFSKTFYQMMVHENNTPGAYLLSVSARDPDLGLNGSVSYQLIPSQVKDMPVFTYVSINPTTGDIYALRSFNHEQTKSFEFKISAKDGGTPPLQSNVTVRILVMDVNDNTPVITAPPLVNGTSEVYIPRNAGMGYLVTVVKADDYDEGENGRLSYEITEGDRGFFEIDQINGEIRTTRTFGENSKTTYELIVAAQDNGKPALSASALILIYLSPALDAQESIGSVNLSLIFIIALGSIAAILFVTMIFVAVKCKRDNKEIRTYNCRCIPPSIGHPSMGRIAEYSYGHQKKSNKKKKISKNDIRLVPRDVEETDKMNVTENYSFDTNYVNSRAHLIKSSSTFKDLEGNSLKDSGHEESDQTDSEHDVQRGLYCDTAVNDVLNTSANSVGTQQTEQDPNEGFHCREECRILGHSDRCWMPRVPIPSRAKSPEHGRNVIALSIEATNVDTEAFEDCNTKRTFATFGKDGNEHSTDDRATLKGKRTVDLPICSPKVNGTVREAGNGCEAVSPITSPLHLKSPLPAKPTATYNIMHCTGNRDMEQFVSNGPSRPSEAEPRGADSENVLHEINPLLQECREKDSMGVKRLKDIVL
- the PCDH19 gene encoding protocadherin-19 isoform X4 → MWRCWCKEMDVFHILLLLAVSWARTRALINLKYTVDEEQRAGTQIANVAKDAKDAGFVLDPRQPAFRVVSNSAPHLVDINASGVLVTKQKIDRDLLCRQMPKCVISLEVMSNSMEICVIKIEIKDLNDNAPSFPTDQIDLEISETASPGTRIPLESAYDPDSGNYGVQTYEITPNDLFGLEIKTRGDGSRFAELVVEKNLDRETQSHYKYIITALDGGDPSNFGTVELNIKVIDSNDNNPVFEEAAYTVNVPENAPLSSIVIDLNATDPDEGTNGEIVYSFNSYVSDKTRELFKIDPKTGLITVIGAIDYEEGHVYEIDVQAKDLGPNSIPAHCKVTVNVLDVNDNVPVINLLSVNSEVVEVSENAPPGYVIALVRVSDRDSGINGRVLCKLLGNVPFRLQEYESFSTILVDGRLDREQRDQYNLTIQAKDGGNPSLQSTKSFTVRITDENDNHPHFSKTFYQMMVHENNTPGAYLLSVSARDPDLGLNGSVSYQLIPSQVKDMPVFTYVSINPTTGDIYALRSFNHEQTKSFEFKISAKDGGTPPLQSNVTVRILVMDVNDNTPVITAPPLVNGTSEVYIPRNAGMGYLVTVVKADDYDEGENGRLSYEITEGDRGFFEIDQINGEIRTTRTFGENSKTTYELIVAAQDNGKPALSASALILIYLSPALDAQESIGSVNLSLIFIIALGSIAAILFVTMIFVAVKCKRDNKEIRTYNCRIAEYSYGHQKKSNKKKKISKNDIRLVPRDVEETDKMNVVSCSSLTSSLNYFDYHQQTLPLGCRRSDSTFLNVENQNTRNAGSNHVYHHTFTNQSPPQPDLIINGMPLPETENYSFDTNYVNSRAHLIKSSTFKDLEGNSLKDSGHEESDQTDSEHDVQRGLYCDTAVNDVLNTSANSVGTQQTEQDPNEGFHCREECRILGHSDRCWMPRVPIPSRAKSPEHGRNVIALSIEATNVDTEAFEDCNTKRTFATFGKDGNEHSTDDRATLKGKRTVDLPICSPKVNGTVREAGNGCEAVSPITSPLHLKSPLPAKPTATYNIMHCTGNRDMEQFVSNGPSRPSEAEPRGADSENVLHEINPLLQECREKDSMGVKRLKDIVL
- the PCDH19 gene encoding protocadherin-19 isoform X6 — its product is MWRCWCKEMDVFHILLLLAVSWARTRALINLKYTVDEEQRAGTQIANVAKDAKDAGFVLDPRQPAFRVVSNSAPHLVDINASGVLVTKQKIDRDLLCRQMPKCVISLEVMSNSMEICVIKIEIKDLNDNAPSFPTDQIDLEISETASPGTRIPLESAYDPDSGNYGVQTYEITPNDLFGLEIKTRGDGSRFAELVVEKNLDRETQSHYKYIITALDGGDPSNFGTVELNIKVIDSNDNNPVFEEAAYTVNVPENAPLSSIVIDLNATDPDEGTNGEIVYSFNSYVSDKTRELFKIDPKTGLITVIGAIDYEEGHVYEIDVQAKDLGPNSIPAHCKVTVNVLDVNDNVPVINLLSVNSEVVEVSENAPPGYVIALVRVSDRDSGINGRVLCKLLGNVPFRLQEYESFSTILVDGRLDREQRDQYNLTIQAKDGGNPSLQSTKSFTVRITDENDNHPHFSKTFYQMMVHENNTPGAYLLSVSARDPDLGLNGSVSYQLIPSQVKDMPVFTYVSINPTTGDIYALRSFNHEQTKSFEFKISAKDGGTPPLQSNVTVRILVMDVNDNTPVITAPPLVNGTSEVYIPRNAGMGYLVTVVKADDYDEGENGRLSYEITEGDRGFFEIDQINGEIRTTRTFGENSKTTYELIVAAQDNGKPALSASALILIYLSPALDAQESIGSVNLSLIFIIALGSIAAILFVTMIFVAVKCKRDNKEIRTYNCRCIPPSIGHPSMGRIAEYSYGHQKKSNKKKKISKNDIRLVPRDVEETDKMNVTENYSFDTNYVNSRAHLIKSSTFKDLEGNSLKDSGHEESDQTDSEHDVQRGLYCDTAVNDVLNTSANSVGTQQTEQDPNEGFHCREECRILGHSDRCWMPRVPIPSRAKSPEHGRNVIALSIEATNVDTEAFEDCNTKRTFATFGKDGNEHSTDDRATLKGKRTVDLPICSPKVNGTVREAGNGCEAVSPITSPLHLKSPLPAKPTATYNIMHCTGNRDMEQFVSNGPSRPSEAEPRGADSENVLHEINPLLQECREKDSMGVKRLKDIVL
- the PCDH19 gene encoding protocadherin-19 isoform X2, with protein sequence MWRCWCKEMDVFHILLLLAVSWARTRALINLKYTVDEEQRAGTQIANVAKDAKDAGFVLDPRQPAFRVVSNSAPHLVDINASGVLVTKQKIDRDLLCRQMPKCVISLEVMSNSMEICVIKIEIKDLNDNAPSFPTDQIDLEISETASPGTRIPLESAYDPDSGNYGVQTYEITPNDLFGLEIKTRGDGSRFAELVVEKNLDRETQSHYKYIITALDGGDPSNFGTVELNIKVIDSNDNNPVFEEAAYTVNVPENAPLSSIVIDLNATDPDEGTNGEIVYSFNSYVSDKTRELFKIDPKTGLITVIGAIDYEEGHVYEIDVQAKDLGPNSIPAHCKVTVNVLDVNDNVPVINLLSVNSEVVEVSENAPPGYVIALVRVSDRDSGINGRVLCKLLGNVPFRLQEYESFSTILVDGRLDREQRDQYNLTIQAKDGGNPSLQSTKSFTVRITDENDNHPHFSKTFYQMMVHENNTPGAYLLSVSARDPDLGLNGSVSYQLIPSQVKDMPVFTYVSINPTTGDIYALRSFNHEQTKSFEFKISAKDGGTPPLQSNVTVRILVMDVNDNTPVITAPPLVNGTSEVYIPRNAGMGYLVTVVKADDYDEGENGRLSYEITEGDRGFFEIDQINGEIRTTRTFGENSKTTYELIVAAQDNGKPALSASALILIYLSPALDAQESIGSVNLSLIFIIALGSIAAILFVTMIFVAVKCKRDNKEIRTYNCRCIPPSIGHPSMGRIAEYSYGHQKKSNKKKKISKNDIRLVPRDVEETDKMNVVSCSSLTSSLNYFDYHQQTLPLGCRRSDSTFLNVENQNTRNAGSNHVYHHTFTNQSPPQPDLIINGMPLPETENYSFDTNYVNSRAHLIKSSTFKDLEGNSLKDSGHEESDQTDSEHDVQRGLYCDTAVNDVLNTSANSVGTQQTEQDPNEGFHCREECRILGHSDRCWMPRVPIPSRAKSPEHGRNVIALSIEATNVDTEAFEDCNTKRTFATFGKDGNEHSTDDRATLKGKRTVDLPICSPKVNGTVREAGNGCEAVSPITSPLHLKSPLPAKPTATYNIMHCTGNRDMEQFVSNGPSRPSEAEPRGADSENVLHEINPLLQECREKDSMGVKRLKDIVL